In the genome of Bacillus marinisedimentorum, one region contains:
- the hslO gene encoding Hsp33 family molecular chaperone HslO translates to MSNDYLVRALAFDGQIRAYAAHTTETVSEAQRRHQTWPTASAALGRAMTASTMIGAMLKGNDKITVKVEGGGPIGVIVVDANGKGEVRGYVTNPQTHFDLNENGKLDVARAVGTAGTLSIVKDVGMRDYFTGQVPLVSGELGEDFTYYLVSSEQVPSSVGVGVLVNPDNTILAAGGFIIQVMPGAGEETITFLEKRIQSLPAVSTMIKEGLTPEALLYRVLGEENVKVLDTLPVTFECGCSEERLSNAIIGLGSEEIEDMIEEDGEAEAFCHFCNERYHFDKAELTSLLAESKQRETE, encoded by the coding sequence ATGAGCAATGATTATTTAGTCAGGGCCCTTGCCTTTGACGGACAAATCAGAGCTTATGCTGCACATACAACGGAGACGGTTTCAGAAGCACAGCGCCGCCACCAGACTTGGCCGACAGCATCCGCTGCCCTTGGGCGTGCCATGACCGCTTCCACCATGATCGGCGCTATGCTTAAAGGAAATGACAAGATCACCGTAAAGGTCGAAGGCGGAGGGCCGATCGGGGTCATCGTCGTGGATGCGAACGGAAAAGGCGAAGTCCGCGGCTATGTTACCAATCCGCAGACGCACTTCGACTTGAACGAAAACGGAAAACTTGATGTGGCGAGGGCAGTGGGAACCGCCGGCACGCTTTCAATCGTGAAGGATGTCGGAATGCGTGATTATTTTACCGGACAGGTTCCGCTCGTTTCCGGTGAGCTCGGTGAAGATTTCACGTATTATTTAGTATCTTCCGAACAGGTGCCTTCTTCTGTCGGAGTCGGTGTTCTCGTAAATCCCGATAACACGATTCTCGCAGCAGGCGGATTTATCATTCAGGTGATGCCGGGAGCCGGGGAAGAAACGATTACGTTCCTGGAAAAAAGGATTCAATCCCTTCCGGCTGTTTCGACGATGATCAAGGAAGGGCTGACTCCGGAAGCATTGCTTTACCGTGTGCTTGGCGAAGAAAATGTAAAAGTTCTTGATACTCTTCCTGTCACCTTTGAATGCGGATGCTCAGAAGAACGGCTTTCGAACGCCATTATCGGTCTGGGTTCTGAAGAAATTGAGGATATGATCGAAGAAGACGGGGAAGCAGAAGCGTTTTGCCATTTTTGCAACGAACGATACCATTTTGATAAAGCCGAGTTGACTTCTCTATTGGCAGAGAGTAAGCAAAGGGAAACTGAATAG
- a CDS encoding type III pantothenate kinase yields the protein MIFVLDVGNTNTVLGVYEGDYLKYHWRIETSRNKTEDEYGMVMKSLLEHVGLTFADIEGAIISSVVPPIMFSLERMFDKYFHVKPLIVGPGIKTGLNIKYDNPREVGADRIVNAVAGIHYYGAPLVIVDFGTATTYCSINENKHYMGGLIAPGINISTEALYSRAAKLPRIEIQRPPSIVGKNTVTAMQSGIFYGYVGQVDGIVSRMKKQSAITPKVIATGGLASLIAEETDTIDVVDKFLTLKGLHLIYMRNSSPASAEKGEI from the coding sequence TATCATTGGCGGATTGAGACAAGCCGAAATAAAACAGAAGATGAATACGGGATGGTCATGAAGTCCCTTCTTGAACATGTAGGCCTGACGTTTGCCGACATTGAAGGAGCCATTATATCTTCAGTTGTGCCGCCGATTATGTTTTCACTTGAACGGATGTTTGATAAGTACTTTCATGTCAAACCCCTGATTGTCGGACCGGGGATCAAAACCGGGCTCAATATCAAATACGATAACCCGAGAGAAGTCGGCGCCGACCGGATTGTCAATGCGGTTGCCGGCATCCACTATTATGGGGCACCGTTAGTCATCGTCGATTTCGGCACTGCCACAACATACTGTTCGATAAATGAAAACAAACATTATATGGGCGGACTGATTGCACCCGGCATTAACATTTCGACTGAAGCTCTCTATTCACGGGCGGCAAAACTGCCCCGGATTGAAATCCAGAGGCCGCCTTCTATAGTCGGCAAAAACACGGTGACCGCGATGCAGTCCGGCATATTTTACGGGTATGTCGGCCAGGTTGACGGGATTGTATCAAGAATGAAAAAACAATCTGCAATAACGCCGAAAGTCATTGCGACAGGCGGACTGGCATCATTGATTGCAGAGGAGACCGACACGATTGATGTCGTCGATAAATTTTTGACCTTGAAAGGCCTGCATTTGATTTATATGCGGAACAGCAGCCCTGCTTCAGCTGAGAAAGGAGAGATTTGA